One segment of Streptomyces sp. TG1A-8 DNA contains the following:
- a CDS encoding nicotinamide mononucleotide transporter family protein, whose amino-acid sequence MNWMNTEAFTLFGQHILWSDMVGNIFGLAALALGWRRSLWSWPVQFVSGLILFTAFYGHLTGSAGKQAVVMVVAAYGFWQWNRGGGRGGDGHITPRFATWRERAALVGAVAVGTVAVALLFTAHPALSWDPWPDAYIFVGTVVAMYAQAEGMVEFWFAWLLVDLVGVPLNFANGYAFSGFVYVIYGALVLWGMRDWWLRSRRGPQPALEGAPA is encoded by the coding sequence GTGAACTGGATGAACACCGAGGCCTTCACCCTCTTCGGCCAGCACATCCTCTGGTCGGACATGGTCGGCAACATCTTCGGCCTGGCCGCCCTCGCCCTCGGCTGGCGGCGCTCCCTGTGGAGCTGGCCGGTGCAGTTCGTCTCCGGCCTGATCCTCTTCACGGCCTTCTACGGCCACCTGACCGGCAGCGCCGGCAAGCAGGCCGTCGTCATGGTGGTCGCCGCCTACGGCTTCTGGCAGTGGAACCGCGGCGGGGGCCGGGGCGGGGACGGCCACATCACCCCCCGGTTCGCCACCTGGCGCGAGCGGGCCGCCCTGGTCGGCGCCGTCGCCGTCGGCACCGTCGCCGTCGCCCTGCTGTTCACCGCCCACCCGGCCCTGTCCTGGGACCCCTGGCCGGACGCCTACATCTTCGTCGGCACCGTCGTCGCCATGTACGCCCAGGCCGAGGGCATGGTCGAGTTCTGGTTCGCCTGGCTCCTGGTCGACCTCGTCGGCGTCCCCCTCAACTTCGCCAACGGCTACGCCTTCTCCGGCTTCGTCTACGTCATCTACGGCGCACTCGTCCTGTGGGGCATGCGCGACTGGTGGCTGCGCTCCCGCAGGGGCCCGCAGCCCGCCCTGGAAGGAGCGCCGGCATGA
- the ribH gene encoding 6,7-dimethyl-8-ribityllumazine synthase, protein MSGKGAPEVSVRNASDLRVAVIAARWHEKVMDGLVNGALRALHDLGIDEPTLVRVPGSFELPVAAKVLAGRGYHAVVALGVVIRGGTPHFEYVCQGVTQGLTQVSVDTGVPVGFGVLTCDTEEQALDRAGLEGSNEDKGHEAVTAAVSTAVTLRSVSEPWH, encoded by the coding sequence GTGAGCGGCAAGGGTGCACCGGAAGTGTCCGTACGCAACGCGAGCGACCTCAGGGTCGCCGTCATCGCGGCGCGGTGGCACGAGAAGGTGATGGACGGACTGGTGAACGGCGCCCTGCGCGCGCTGCACGACCTGGGGATCGACGAACCGACCCTGGTCCGGGTCCCCGGCAGCTTCGAGCTGCCGGTCGCCGCCAAGGTCCTCGCCGGCCGCGGCTACCACGCGGTCGTCGCCCTCGGCGTCGTCATCCGCGGCGGCACCCCCCACTTCGAGTACGTGTGCCAGGGCGTCACCCAGGGCCTCACCCAGGTCTCCGTCGACACCGGGGTCCCCGTCGGCTTCGGCGTCCTGACCTGTGACACCGAGGAGCAGGCCCTGGACCGGGCCGGTCTGGAGGGCTCGAACGAGGACAAGGGCCACGAGGCGGTGACCGCGGCCGTCTCCACCGCGGTCACGCTCCGCTCGGTGTCCGAACCCTGGCACTGA
- a CDS encoding AAA family ATPase — MDFGTRGPEAPADLAWLRGVDAYTMGAYPQAEEEFRTATRLDPAMADAWLGLHALRVDTTTALLRMFRHRERFGEQRARHRRTLNSWYWLGWWVQPVLESPRDLLLAHASHWLDGRHVPELDRALAGLPPVDTDPQVRFLHACRAYLVKDWDQLVRHTDPLLDDPLLGIEAGLFGGMARVRLEMYGQAEPLLSAALMRCRSEQPQRKELRYWLARAHEGTGRSAAALPLYRAVHGVDPAFMDTSARLAAIAEGDGYDDPAGFAAVTLTGVGQDVMDGPDALDPLFGAEGRDLRLPEPDPPAGPLPSANGPTVRAKAGVPSPSSSLPTGPTDPALLEEALAELERMVGLEPVKRQVKALSAQLNMARLRAGQGLPVQPPKRHFVFSGPSGTGKTTVARILGRVFYALGLLGGDHLVEAQRADLVGEYLGQTAVKANELIDSAIGGVLFVDEAYSLSNSGYGKGDAYGDEALQVLLKRAEDNRDHLVVILAGYPEGMDRLLAANPGLSSRFTTRVDFPSYRPAELTEIGKVLAAENGDGWDEEALEELRSIAGHVVDQGWIDELGNGRFLRTLYEKSCAYRDLRLSACPGVLSRDDLATLRLPDLMQAYGEVLSGRGPQDPSDA, encoded by the coding sequence ATGGACTTCGGCACGCGGGGACCCGAGGCCCCGGCCGACCTCGCCTGGCTGCGGGGTGTGGACGCCTACACGATGGGTGCCTATCCCCAGGCGGAGGAGGAGTTCCGCACCGCGACGCGGCTGGACCCGGCCATGGCGGACGCCTGGCTGGGGCTGCACGCGCTGCGGGTGGACACGACGACCGCGCTGCTGCGGATGTTCCGGCACCGGGAGCGCTTCGGGGAGCAGCGCGCCCGGCACCGCCGGACCCTCAACTCCTGGTACTGGCTGGGCTGGTGGGTGCAGCCGGTACTGGAGAGCCCGCGCGACCTGCTGCTGGCGCACGCCTCGCACTGGCTGGACGGCCGGCATGTCCCGGAGCTGGACCGGGCGCTCGCCGGACTGCCCCCCGTCGACACCGACCCGCAGGTCCGCTTCCTGCACGCCTGCCGTGCCTACCTGGTCAAGGACTGGGACCAGTTGGTGCGGCACACCGACCCGCTGCTCGACGACCCGCTGCTCGGCATCGAGGCCGGCCTGTTCGGCGGCATGGCCCGGGTGCGGCTGGAGATGTACGGGCAGGCCGAGCCGCTGCTGTCGGCCGCGCTGATGCGGTGCCGCAGCGAGCAGCCGCAGCGCAAGGAGCTGCGGTACTGGCTGGCGCGGGCGCACGAGGGCACGGGCCGCTCGGCCGCGGCGCTCCCCCTGTACCGGGCCGTGCACGGGGTCGACCCGGCCTTCATGGACACCTCGGCCCGGCTCGCCGCCATCGCCGAGGGCGACGGGTACGACGACCCGGCCGGCTTCGCGGCGGTCACCCTGACCGGTGTCGGGCAGGACGTGATGGACGGACCGGACGCGCTGGATCCGCTCTTCGGTGCCGAGGGCCGCGACCTGCGGCTGCCGGAACCCGATCCGCCGGCCGGGCCGCTGCCTTCGGCGAACGGCCCGACGGTGCGGGCCAAGGCCGGCGTCCCGTCGCCGTCCTCGTCGCTGCCCACCGGCCCGACCGATCCCGCGCTGCTGGAGGAGGCGCTCGCCGAACTGGAGCGCATGGTGGGGCTGGAGCCGGTCAAACGCCAGGTCAAGGCGTTGTCCGCACAACTGAACATGGCCCGGCTGCGGGCCGGGCAGGGACTGCCGGTGCAGCCGCCGAAGCGGCACTTCGTCTTCTCCGGACCGTCGGGGACCGGCAAGACCACGGTGGCCAGGATCCTCGGACGGGTGTTCTACGCCCTGGGGCTGCTCGGCGGTGACCACCTGGTCGAGGCGCAGCGGGCCGATCTGGTCGGGGAGTACCTGGGGCAGACCGCGGTGAAGGCCAACGAGCTGATCGACTCCGCGATCGGCGGGGTGCTGTTCGTGGACGAGGCGTACTCGCTGTCCAACTCGGGGTACGGCAAGGGCGACGCCTACGGCGACGAGGCGCTGCAGGTGCTGCTGAAGCGGGCCGAGGACAACCGGGACCACCTGGTGGTGATCCTCGCCGGCTACCCCGAGGGCATGGACCGGCTGCTCGCCGCCAACCCCGGGCTGTCCTCCCGCTTCACCACCCGGGTCGACTTCCCCTCCTACCGGCCGGCGGAACTGACCGAGATCGGCAAGGTGCTCGCCGCCGAGAACGGGGACGGCTGGGACGAGGAGGCGCTGGAGGAGCTGCGGTCGATCGCCGGGCACGTGGTGGACCAGGGGTGGATCGACGAACTGGGCAACGGGCGGTTCCTGCGCACGCTGTACGAGAAGAGCTGCGCGTACCGGGATCTCCGCCTGTCGGCGTGTCCCGGGGTGCTGTCCCGGGACGACCTGGCCACGCTGCGGCTGCCCGACCTGATGCAGGCGTACGGGGAGGTGCTGTCGGGGCGGGGGCCGCAGGACCCGTCGGACGCGTAG
- a CDS encoding bifunctional 3,4-dihydroxy-2-butanone-4-phosphate synthase/GTP cyclohydrolase II: MTSAPLLYGTDGAEDFGLDPVERAVADIAAGRPVVVVDDADRENEGDLVIAAEKATPEIVAFMMSECRGLICAPMEGEELDRLRLPQMVEDNTESMKTAFTVSVDAAAGHGVTTGISAADRATTLRLLAAGTAEPADFVRPGHVFPLRARPGGVLVRNGHTEAAVDLARLAGLRPAGAIVEIAGEDGRMLRLPELIPFARKHGLTIISIEDLIAHLRSPGPPAPLQRAASPDVPAVRREAETRLPTRHGTFRAYGYRSTADGVEHVALVHGDLGGGEDVLVRVHSECLTGDVFASLRCDCGPQLDTALQRIRDEGRGVVVYLRGHEGRGIGLLSKLRAYALQEQGHDTLDANLELGLPADARDYGAGALILADLGVRSVRLMTNNPDKTGALLRHGLEVTGREPMPVQAGEHNLRYLRTKRDRMGHDLPWLDTPAVSTCGNQ; the protein is encoded by the coding sequence ATGACCTCCGCCCCGCTGCTGTACGGCACCGACGGCGCCGAGGACTTCGGGCTCGACCCGGTCGAGCGGGCCGTCGCCGACATCGCGGCCGGCCGCCCGGTCGTGGTCGTGGACGACGCGGACCGGGAGAACGAGGGCGACCTCGTCATCGCCGCCGAGAAGGCCACCCCCGAGATCGTCGCCTTCATGATGAGCGAGTGCCGCGGCCTGATCTGCGCGCCCATGGAGGGCGAGGAGCTCGACCGGCTGCGGCTGCCGCAGATGGTCGAGGACAACACCGAGTCGATGAAGACCGCGTTCACCGTCTCCGTGGACGCCGCCGCCGGGCACGGGGTCACCACCGGCATCTCGGCCGCCGACCGCGCCACCACCCTCCGGCTCCTGGCGGCCGGCACCGCCGAGCCCGCCGACTTCGTCCGGCCCGGCCACGTCTTCCCGCTGCGCGCCAGGCCCGGCGGCGTCCTGGTCCGCAACGGCCACACCGAGGCCGCCGTCGACCTCGCCCGGCTCGCGGGCCTGCGCCCGGCCGGCGCCATCGTGGAGATCGCCGGTGAGGACGGCCGCATGCTGCGCCTGCCCGAGCTGATCCCCTTCGCCCGCAAGCACGGTCTGACGATCATCTCCATCGAGGACCTGATCGCCCACCTGCGTTCCCCCGGCCCTCCGGCTCCGCTCCAGCGGGCGGCCTCACCGGACGTGCCCGCGGTCCGCCGCGAGGCCGAGACCCGCCTGCCCACCCGGCACGGCACCTTCCGCGCCTACGGCTACCGGTCCACCGCCGACGGCGTCGAGCACGTCGCCCTCGTCCACGGCGACCTGGGCGGCGGCGAGGACGTCCTGGTCCGCGTCCACTCCGAATGCCTCACCGGCGACGTCTTCGCCTCCCTGCGCTGCGACTGCGGCCCCCAGCTGGACACCGCCCTCCAGCGCATCCGGGACGAGGGCCGCGGCGTCGTCGTCTACCTGCGCGGACACGAGGGGCGCGGCATCGGCCTGCTCTCCAAGCTGCGCGCCTACGCGCTCCAGGAACAGGGCCACGACACCCTCGACGCCAACCTCGAACTCGGCCTGCCCGCCGACGCCCGCGACTACGGCGCCGGCGCGCTGATCCTCGCCGACCTCGGCGTCCGCAGCGTCCGCCTGATGACCAACAACCCCGACAAGACCGGCGCGCTGCTGCGTCACGGCCTGGAGGTCACCGGCCGGGAGCCGATGCCCGTCCAGGCCGGCGAGCACAACCTCCGCTACCTGCGCACCAAGCGGGACCGGATGGGGCACGACCTGCCCTGGCTGGACACGCCGGCCGTGTCCACCTGCGGCAACCAGTAA
- a CDS encoding phosphoribosyl-ATP diphosphatase — protein sequence MSKKTFEELFTELQHKAAHGDPATSRTAELVGKGVHAIGKKVVEEAAEVWMAAEHEGKEAAAEEISQLLYHVQVMMVARGISLDDVYAHL from the coding sequence ATGTCCAAGAAGACGTTCGAGGAGCTCTTCACCGAGCTCCAGCACAAGGCCGCCCACGGCGATCCCGCGACCTCCCGCACCGCGGAGCTGGTCGGCAAGGGTGTCCACGCCATCGGCAAGAAGGTCGTCGAAGAGGCCGCCGAGGTCTGGATGGCCGCCGAGCACGAGGGCAAGGAGGCGGCCGCCGAGGAGATCTCGCAGCTGCTCTACCACGTCCAGGTGATGATGGTCGCCCGCGGGATCTCCCTGGACGACGTCTACGCCCACCTCTGA
- a CDS encoding hemolysin family protein has translation MSVLQLLFAALLVLANGFFVGAEFALVSVRRSQIEPLGTARARQVLHGLERLPQMMAAAQFGITVCSLTLGAVAEPTVARLLEPVFEALHLPEGVIHPLGYVVALAAVVFFHLVIGEMVPKNLAMAAPERAALWLSPGLVAFARLCRPITVALGACAQGILRLFRVEPKDEVAAVVTSEQLNRLLEDSGQAGLLDPEEQERLEDALELGSRPVTDVLLRRESLVTVPPSVTPAEIVELTARTGYSRFPVAAGTGAFMGYVHVKDVLDVEESERAVPQHVWRPMTTLRSELPLDDALTVMRRAATHLAQVADASGRVLGLVALEDVLELLVGEVKDPAHREGPQTRIAEPRPSGEPEQALAT, from the coding sequence GTGAGCGTCCTCCAACTGCTCTTCGCCGCGCTGCTCGTGCTCGCCAACGGATTCTTCGTCGGTGCCGAGTTCGCGCTCGTCTCCGTGCGCCGCAGCCAGATCGAACCGCTGGGCACGGCCCGGGCCCGCCAGGTGCTCCACGGCCTGGAGCGGCTGCCGCAGATGATGGCCGCCGCGCAGTTCGGCATCACGGTGTGCTCCCTGACGCTGGGCGCGGTGGCCGAGCCGACGGTGGCCCGCCTGCTGGAGCCGGTGTTCGAGGCGCTGCACCTGCCCGAGGGGGTGATCCACCCGCTCGGCTACGTCGTCGCCCTCGCCGCGGTCGTCTTCTTCCACCTGGTCATCGGCGAGATGGTCCCGAAGAACCTCGCCATGGCCGCGCCGGAGAGGGCGGCGCTGTGGCTCAGCCCCGGTCTGGTGGCCTTCGCCCGGCTGTGCCGGCCGATCACCGTGGCGCTGGGCGCCTGTGCCCAGGGGATCCTGCGGCTGTTCCGGGTGGAGCCGAAGGACGAGGTGGCGGCGGTCGTCACCAGCGAGCAGCTCAACCGCCTGCTGGAGGACTCCGGCCAGGCCGGCCTGCTCGACCCCGAGGAGCAGGAGCGGCTGGAGGACGCCCTGGAACTGGGCTCGCGCCCGGTCACCGACGTCCTGCTGCGGCGCGAGTCCCTGGTGACGGTGCCCCCGTCGGTCACGCCCGCCGAGATCGTCGAGCTGACCGCCCGCACCGGGTACTCCCGCTTCCCGGTGGCCGCCGGCACGGGGGCCTTCATGGGATACGTGCACGTCAAGGACGTCCTGGACGTCGAGGAGTCCGAGCGCGCCGTCCCCCAGCACGTGTGGCGTCCGATGACGACGCTCCGCTCGGAGCTGCCCCTGGACGACGCCCTCACGGTCATGCGCCGTGCGGCCACCCACCTGGCCCAGGTGGCGGACGCCTCCGGCCGGGTCCTGGGCCTGGTCGCCCTGGAGGACGTCCTGGAACTGCTGGTGGGGGAGGTGAAGGACCCGGCGCACCGGGAGGGCCCGCAGACCCGGATCGCGGAGCCGAGGCCGAGCGGGGAACCGGAGCAGGCGCTGGCGACGTAG
- a CDS encoding hemolysin family protein encodes MTTPLLLLAAAFLLILANGFFVAAEFGLVTVERPEAEKAAAEGDRRARTVVESLKELSFQLSGTQLGITITSLVVGMLAEPALAELLRGPFAAAAVPGGAVPGVAVVCGMLLASAVQMVVGELVPKNWAVSKPLQVARFVAGPQHHFSRLFRPVIAALNTVANRLVRALGVEPAEELASARTPGELVSLARHSARAGALEQDTADLFVRTLSLGDLTAQHVMTPRVKVSALQSSATAEDVVNLTRATGLSRFPVYREKIDEIVGMAHLKDALAVPVQERLRTPVGRIARKALLVPETLPVQPLLARLRSEQPIAVVVDEYGGTAGVVTLEDIVEELVGEVRDEHDAKDVPELAPAPPEDGRPAWDVDGSCRVDVLLRIGLDVPEGPYETVAGLVADLLGRIPAPGDRAELPGWRLSVRQVGHYRAERVRLVRTVPAANVLEAAR; translated from the coding sequence GTGACCACCCCCCTGCTGCTCCTCGCAGCGGCGTTCCTGCTGATCCTCGCCAACGGCTTCTTCGTGGCGGCCGAATTCGGCCTGGTGACCGTCGAGCGGCCGGAGGCCGAGAAGGCCGCCGCCGAGGGCGACAGACGCGCCCGTACGGTCGTGGAATCGCTCAAGGAGCTGTCCTTCCAGCTCTCCGGCACCCAGCTCGGCATCACCATCACCTCCCTCGTCGTCGGCATGCTCGCCGAACCGGCCCTGGCCGAGCTGCTGCGCGGCCCGTTCGCCGCGGCCGCCGTCCCCGGCGGCGCCGTCCCCGGCGTCGCCGTGGTCTGCGGCATGCTGCTCGCCTCCGCCGTCCAGATGGTGGTTGGCGAGCTGGTGCCGAAGAACTGGGCGGTGTCCAAGCCCCTGCAGGTGGCCCGGTTCGTGGCCGGTCCCCAGCACCACTTCTCCCGCCTGTTCCGCCCGGTGATCGCCGCGCTGAACACGGTCGCCAACCGGCTCGTGCGGGCCCTCGGCGTCGAGCCCGCCGAGGAGCTGGCCTCCGCCCGCACCCCGGGCGAGCTGGTCTCCCTGGCCCGGCACTCCGCCCGGGCCGGCGCCCTCGAACAGGACACGGCCGACCTGTTCGTGCGCACCCTGTCCCTGGGCGACCTGACCGCGCAGCACGTGATGACCCCGCGCGTGAAGGTCAGCGCGCTGCAGTCGTCGGCCACCGCCGAGGACGTCGTCAACCTCACCCGCGCCACCGGCCTGTCCCGCTTCCCGGTCTACCGGGAGAAGATCGACGAGATCGTCGGCATGGCGCACCTCAAGGACGCCCTGGCGGTCCCGGTGCAGGAGCGGCTGCGCACCCCGGTCGGCCGCATCGCCAGGAAGGCGCTCCTCGTCCCGGAGACACTGCCCGTCCAGCCCCTCCTGGCCCGCCTGCGCAGCGAGCAGCCCATCGCGGTCGTCGTCGACGAGTACGGCGGCACCGCGGGCGTGGTCACCCTGGAGGACATCGTCGAGGAACTCGTCGGCGAGGTCCGCGACGAGCACGACGCCAAGGACGTGCCCGAGCTGGCCCCCGCCCCGCCGGAGGACGGCAGGCCCGCCTGGGACGTCGACGGCAGCTGCCGCGTCGACGTCCTGCTGCGCATAGGCCTGGACGTGCCCGAGGGACCGTACGAGACCGTCGCCGGCCTGGTCGCCGACCTGCTCGGCCGGATCCCGGCCCCCGGCGACCGGGCCGAACTGCCCGGCTGGCGGCTGTCCGTCCGCCAGGTCGGCCACTACCGCGCCGAACGGGTCCGCCTGGTCAGGACGGTCCCGGCGGCCAACGTCCTGGAGGCCGCCCGGTGA
- a CDS encoding riboflavin synthase, translating into MFTGIVEELGEVTAVENLGDASRFRLRGPVVTEGAQHGDSIAVNGVCLTVVDREGDEFTADVMAETLNRSSLGTLEVGSRVNLERPTAVGARLGGHIVQGHVDGTGEVLERERSEHWETVRISLPANLARYVVEKGSITVDGISLTVVEAGPGHFTVSLIPTTLALTTLGRKQSGALVNLEVDVIAKYVERLLTAGQEAGE; encoded by the coding sequence GTGTTCACCGGAATCGTCGAAGAGCTGGGTGAGGTCACCGCCGTCGAGAACCTCGGCGACGCCTCCCGCTTCCGGCTCCGCGGCCCCGTCGTGACCGAGGGCGCGCAGCACGGTGATTCCATCGCCGTGAACGGGGTCTGTCTCACCGTCGTCGACCGCGAGGGCGACGAGTTCACCGCCGACGTCATGGCCGAGACGCTGAACCGCTCCAGCCTGGGCACGCTCGAAGTCGGCTCCCGCGTCAACCTCGAACGCCCCACCGCCGTGGGCGCGCGCCTCGGCGGGCACATCGTGCAGGGCCACGTCGACGGCACCGGCGAGGTGCTGGAGCGCGAGCGGTCCGAGCACTGGGAGACCGTGCGGATCTCGCTGCCCGCGAACCTCGCCCGGTACGTCGTGGAGAAGGGCTCCATCACGGTCGACGGCATCAGCCTCACCGTCGTGGAGGCCGGCCCCGGCCACTTCACCGTCAGCCTCATCCCCACCACCCTCGCCCTGACCACGCTCGGCCGCAAGCAGAGCGGCGCGCTCGTGAACCTGGAAGTCGACGTCATCGCCAAGTACGTGGAGCGGCTGCTCACGGCCGGTCAGGAGGCCGGCGAGTGA
- the hisG gene encoding ATP phosphoribosyltransferase has protein sequence MLRIAVPNKGSLSGPAADMLHEAGYQQRRESKELRTVDPENEVEFFYLRPRDIAIYVSSGRLDIGITGRDLLIDSGAGAEEILPLGFARSTFRFAAKPGTADGIEDLKGRTVATSYEGIVARHLADSGVDASVVHLDGAVETAIELGVAEVIADVVETGTSLRNAGLEVFGEPIMTSEAIVVRRTGADADEPKVQQFLRRLQGVLVARTYVMMDYDCRVEQLEKAVALTPGLESPTVSPLHNEGWVAVRAMVPAKEAQRIMDDLYAIGARAILTTAIHACRL, from the coding sequence ATGCTGCGCATCGCCGTCCCCAACAAGGGTTCCCTGTCCGGACCTGCGGCGGACATGCTGCACGAGGCCGGCTACCAGCAGCGCCGCGAGTCCAAGGAACTGCGTACCGTCGACCCGGAGAACGAGGTCGAGTTCTTCTACCTCCGCCCCCGCGACATCGCGATCTACGTCTCCTCCGGCCGCCTCGACATCGGCATCACCGGCCGCGACCTGCTGATCGACTCCGGCGCCGGAGCCGAGGAGATCCTGCCGCTCGGCTTCGCCCGCTCGACCTTCCGCTTCGCCGCCAAGCCCGGCACGGCCGACGGCATCGAGGACCTCAAGGGCCGGACGGTGGCCACCTCCTACGAGGGGATCGTCGCCAGGCACCTCGCCGACAGCGGTGTCGACGCCTCCGTCGTCCACCTCGACGGCGCCGTCGAGACCGCCATCGAGCTGGGCGTCGCCGAGGTCATCGCCGACGTCGTGGAGACCGGCACCTCGCTGCGCAACGCGGGCCTGGAGGTCTTCGGCGAGCCCATCATGACGTCCGAGGCGATCGTCGTCCGCCGCACCGGCGCCGACGCCGACGAGCCCAAGGTCCAGCAGTTCCTGCGCCGCCTCCAGGGCGTCCTGGTCGCCCGGACCTACGTGATGATGGACTACGACTGCCGCGTCGAGCAGCTGGAGAAGGCCGTCGCCCTCACCCCCGGCCTGGAGTCCCCGACCGTCTCCCCGCTGCACAACGAGGGCTGGGTCGCCGTCCGCGCCATGGTCCCCGCCAAGGAAGCGCAGCGGATCATGGACGACCTCTACGCCATCGGCGCCCGGGCCATCCTGACCACGGCCATCCACGCTTGCCGCCTTTGA
- a CDS encoding PH domain-containing protein, whose product MPDLPTLPVTFRPGHTRAVLLTAGVVVFLVISGMAMLLEHLGPGERASFVVTGALIFWVLAQLARIKVVADEAGVTVVNIASKRRLAWAEILRVNLRPGDPWVFLDLSDGTSLPALGIQPGLARQRAIADARTLRALAEARATAHPTRDQG is encoded by the coding sequence ATGCCCGACCTGCCCACCCTGCCCGTCACCTTCCGGCCGGGCCACACCCGGGCCGTCCTGCTCACCGCCGGCGTCGTGGTCTTCCTGGTCATCTCGGGGATGGCGATGCTGCTGGAGCACCTCGGCCCGGGTGAGCGGGCCAGCTTCGTCGTCACCGGGGCGCTCATCTTCTGGGTACTGGCCCAGCTCGCCCGGATCAAGGTCGTCGCCGACGAGGCCGGCGTCACCGTCGTCAACATCGCCAGCAAGCGGCGCCTGGCGTGGGCGGAGATCCTCCGGGTGAACCTCCGCCCGGGTGACCCCTGGGTGTTCCTCGACCTCAGCGACGGCACCAGCCTGCCCGCGCTCGGCATCCAGCCGGGCCTCGCCAGACAACGCGCCATCGCCGACGCCCGGACCCTGCGGGCACTGGCCGAAGCCCGCGCGACGGCCCACCCGACGCGAGATCAGGGGTGA